The proteins below come from a single Falco peregrinus isolate bFalPer1 chromosome Z, bFalPer1.pri, whole genome shotgun sequence genomic window:
- the FKTN gene encoding ribitol-5-phosphate transferase FKTN isoform X2: MQKINKNVVLALLSLTSLVFLLFQLYYYKFYLSQKNGAVFSKVRGSQSGQDSTRWHVVRKFLGLIASHNIPVYLIDPLILGLVDKDIEQIRSSPDGPNPECKYFCAPRDFTTFALLDKTWKHEVGLFRTAEKMGFQWLKIINKDPRLDGMDDLSGIEIPLHYIFKLASHAIHLVVFYERSGNYLWHGPLRLRQHMDRKFVPFRKLHFGRYPGAYEKPELLLVSIDDIKVQIPKNPSSFLEEMSHSRFLECRYREARAFFQLYPDDASLDAVEFRKKAKSLLHLAALTLNNLGVKFWLSSGTCLGWYRQCNVIPHSKDVDLGVFIRDYKADIIPAFQKAGLPLKHKFGKVEDSLELSFQGEDDVKLDIFFFYEEDDHIWNGGTQAKSGKKFKIRLGYLRAGFFSSFDVTGPMYEDRR; this comes from the exons ATGCAGAAAATCAATAAGAACGTGGTCCTGGCGCTCCTTTCTCTGACCAGCCTCGTTTTCCTCCTATTCCAGTTGTACTATTACAAGTTCTACCTATCGCAGAAG AATGGAGCAGTTTTTTCCAAAGTCAGAGGAAGCCAGTCAGGCCAGGACAGCACTAGATGG CACGTGGTTAGGAAGTTCCTAGGCTTAATAGCCAGTCACAATATACCAGTGTATTTGATTGATCCTTTGATTCTGGGACTGGTTGATAAAGACATTGAACAGATCAGAAGTTCTCCTGATGGCCCTAATCCAGAATGCAAGTACTTTTGTGCTCCAAGAGACTTTACTACGTTTGCACTACTGGACAAAACATGGAAACACGAA gTGGGTCTTTTTAGAACTGCTGAGAAAATGGGGTTCCAATGGCTAAAGATTATAAACAAGGACCCCCGCTTGGATGGGATGGATGACCTGTCTGGGATTGAAATTCCGTTGCACTACATATTTAAACTGGCATCTCATGCTATTCACCTGGTGGTGTTCTATGAGAGGAGTGGTAATTACCTCTGGCATGGCCCTCTGAGACTCAGGCAACATATGGACAGAAAGTTTGTGCCTTTCCGGAAACTCCACTTTGGTCGCTACCCTGGAGCATATGAAAA gCCAGAACTTCTGCTTGTTTCCATTGATGACATAAAAGTTCAAATTCCAAAAAATCCATCCAGTTTTCTAGAGGAGATGTCACACTCTAGATTTCTTGAATGTAGGTACAGAGAAGCTCGGGCTTTCTTTCAG CTGTATCCTGATGATGCCTCCCTTGATGCAGtggaattcagaaaaaaagcaaaatccttgCTCCATCTGGCTGCCCTGACACTGAATAACTTAGGGGTAAAGTTCTGGCTGAGCAGTGGAACATGCCTTG gcTGGTACAGACAGTGCAATGTCATTCCTCACAGCAAAGATGTGGATTTGGGAGTCTTTATAAGGGACTACAAAGCAGATATCATTCCAGCCTTTCAGAAGGCAGGGTTACCACTGAAGCACAAATTTGGCAAG GTAGAAGACAGCTTGGAACTCTCTTTCCAGGGAGAAGATGATGTGaaacttgatatttttttcttctatgaagAGGATGACCACATATGGAATGGAGGAACTCAGGCCAAATCGGGCAAGAAATTTAA AATCAGACTTGGGTACTTgagagctgggtttttttcctcctttgatgTGACTGGTCCGATGTATGAGGATAGAAGGTAG
- the FKTN gene encoding ribitol-5-phosphate transferase FKTN isoform X1 produces the protein MQKINKNVVLALLSLTSLVFLLFQLYYYKFYLSQKNGAVFSKVRGSQSGQDSTRWHVVRKFLGLIASHNIPVYLIDPLILGLVDKDIEQIRSSPDGPNPECKYFCAPRDFTTFALLDKTWKHEVGLFRTAEKMGFQWLKIINKDPRLDGMDDLSGIEIPLHYIFKLASHAIHLVVFYERSGNYLWHGPLRLRQHMDRKFVPFRKLHFGRYPGAYEKPELLLVSIDDIKVQIPKNPSSFLEEMSHSRFLECRYREARAFFQLYPDDASLDAVEFRKKAKSLLHLAALTLNNLGVKFWLSSGTCLGWYRQCNVIPHSKDVDLGVFIRDYKADIIPAFQKAGLPLKHKFGKVEDSLELSFQGEDDVKLDIFFFYEEDDHIWNGGTQAKSGKKFKYLFPKFTLCWTEFVELKVHVPCETLQYVEANYGPDWKVPVKTWDWKSSPSNVQYNGVWPVDEWDDVIQIY, from the exons ATGCAGAAAATCAATAAGAACGTGGTCCTGGCGCTCCTTTCTCTGACCAGCCTCGTTTTCCTCCTATTCCAGTTGTACTATTACAAGTTCTACCTATCGCAGAAG AATGGAGCAGTTTTTTCCAAAGTCAGAGGAAGCCAGTCAGGCCAGGACAGCACTAGATGG CACGTGGTTAGGAAGTTCCTAGGCTTAATAGCCAGTCACAATATACCAGTGTATTTGATTGATCCTTTGATTCTGGGACTGGTTGATAAAGACATTGAACAGATCAGAAGTTCTCCTGATGGCCCTAATCCAGAATGCAAGTACTTTTGTGCTCCAAGAGACTTTACTACGTTTGCACTACTGGACAAAACATGGAAACACGAA gTGGGTCTTTTTAGAACTGCTGAGAAAATGGGGTTCCAATGGCTAAAGATTATAAACAAGGACCCCCGCTTGGATGGGATGGATGACCTGTCTGGGATTGAAATTCCGTTGCACTACATATTTAAACTGGCATCTCATGCTATTCACCTGGTGGTGTTCTATGAGAGGAGTGGTAATTACCTCTGGCATGGCCCTCTGAGACTCAGGCAACATATGGACAGAAAGTTTGTGCCTTTCCGGAAACTCCACTTTGGTCGCTACCCTGGAGCATATGAAAA gCCAGAACTTCTGCTTGTTTCCATTGATGACATAAAAGTTCAAATTCCAAAAAATCCATCCAGTTTTCTAGAGGAGATGTCACACTCTAGATTTCTTGAATGTAGGTACAGAGAAGCTCGGGCTTTCTTTCAG CTGTATCCTGATGATGCCTCCCTTGATGCAGtggaattcagaaaaaaagcaaaatccttgCTCCATCTGGCTGCCCTGACACTGAATAACTTAGGGGTAAAGTTCTGGCTGAGCAGTGGAACATGCCTTG gcTGGTACAGACAGTGCAATGTCATTCCTCACAGCAAAGATGTGGATTTGGGAGTCTTTATAAGGGACTACAAAGCAGATATCATTCCAGCCTTTCAGAAGGCAGGGTTACCACTGAAGCACAAATTTGGCAAG GTAGAAGACAGCTTGGAACTCTCTTTCCAGGGAGAAGATGATGTGaaacttgatatttttttcttctatgaagAGGATGACCACATATGGAATGGAGGAACTCAGGCCAAATCGGGCAAGAAATTTAA GTATCTCTTTCCAAAGTTTACTCTGTGTTGGACTGAATTTGTTGAACTCAAGGTACATGTGCCCTGTGAAACCCTTCAGTATGTTGAAGCCAACTATGGCCCAGACTGGAAGGTTCCTGTGAAGACGTGGGACTGGAAGAGCTCGCCATCCAATGTGCAATACAATGGTGTCTGGCCTGTCGATGAATGGGATGATGTCATTCAAATCTACTGA